Within Candidatus Latescibacterota bacterium, the genomic segment TGGTCAACAAGGTCAAAAAACAAGCTCCGGGAAAAGTCGAATTTTGCTATGAAGCCGGCGTATGCGGCTTTACTCTCAAGCGACGAATCGAGCAGTTCGGTTGTCACTGCATAGTCATTGCCCCGTCGCTGGTTCCAAGAAAGCCCGGCGAGAGGGTCAAGACGGACCGCAGAGACGCCAAGAAATTACTTATGATGCACAAGGCAGGCCTGCTTACCGAGGTGCATGCTCCCAATGAACACCAGGAAGCCGCCAGAGAATTAACCCGGCTTCGTGAAACTGCAAAGGAGAATCTCAAAAGGAGTCGTCATCAGCTTCTCAAGTTGCTTACCCGTCACGGCTATGTTTACAGAAATGGTCATCATTGGACGCAAAAACATATCACCTGGCTGCGCACCATCGAATTTACAGAGCCTATGCTCACACGTGTCTTTGAGAACTATTTTGACGAGATGATCTATTGCATTGGGCGACTGGAAGCTTTGGACAAAGAGGTTGAACTTCTGGCCGGCTCAGCGGAATATAGAGAAATCGTTGGCGCCTTACGTTGCTTCCATGGCATCGAGACCCTCACTGCAATCACTATTATAACTGAGATATTCGAGTTTGGACGCTTTGAGTCGCCACGGCATCTGATGAGCTATCTGGGACTGACGCCTTCTGAAGATTCCAGCGGTGACAAACAGAAAAAAGGATCGATAACAAAAACGGGCAATAAACGCGTCAGGCGTCTGCTGAACGAAGCTGCCTGGCATTACCGACACAGGTATGTCCCGTCGAAAGCACTCAAACAGCGAAGGAAGGGACAGCCGCAGTGGGCTATCGATATTGCCGATGCAGCCGGACGAAGATTAAGTAAACGCCATCGGCATCTGGTGAATAACGGCAAAATGCCCTGTAAGGCAAATATAGCAGTAGCCAGAGAACTTGCAGGATTCATCTGGTCCGTTGTTACACAATACCATGCAAGGAACAATACAAAGGGTGCGGCGTGAAATCGGACAATTGCTATACTGCGTTAAGCGAGAAGCCATCTATCGAATGGACCGTTTTCTTTCGGCCCTGATCTTCTTGCGAAGGGCCAAAAGAAAACTTGTTTAGCAGGTTGATCTTGATGAACCATTTTATGATTTGATTAAGGATTTCATGATGCTTGATAGTGTGGGCACAACAGAGCTACTTGCGGCCACCCTATATGATAAGTTCGTTTGAGACGGACTGAACTCATGACCGTAGAACGCAAAGCTTGCGACGAAGAATATCAATGTCGGCTCTGCCCTGATTGACCAGGGTAATCCACGAATATCAGACTGATTCATTGTCGAAGCAGCCCACGCTATTAAGCGTCAAAAAAAATAATGAAACAAAAATGGAAATATAGCATTTGACAAAGGTCGTTCCATATCAGGGTGGGCTTTAGCCCACCGAATAGCTGGTGGGGCAAGCCCCACCCTGCGCGGTCAATTCAACCTTGTATGAACGAGGAGAGAAGAATGAGAACTGAACGTTCGCATCACGCCATAACTTCGAATAGGGGCCGGGCCCATCGAGGCGAGCCGCTCTGCCGGCGCGAGTTGATGCGCCGCGGATTGCTCGGCGCGACCGGC encodes:
- a CDS encoding IS110 family transposase — its product is MENTITYVGMDTHKKQHTIAAHYPCQEEIVEFTISNTVRDIKKMVNKVKKQAPGKVEFCYEAGVCGFTLKRRIEQFGCHCIVIAPSLVPRKPGERVKTDRRDAKKLLMMHKAGLLTEVHAPNEHQEAARELTRLRETAKENLKRSRHQLLKLLTRHGYVYRNGHHWTQKHITWLRTIEFTEPMLTRVFENYFDEMIYCIGRLEALDKEVELLAGSAEYREIVGALRCFHGIETLTAITIITEIFEFGRFESPRHLMSYLGLTPSEDSSGDKQKKGSITKTGNKRVRRLLNEAAWHYRHRYVPSKALKQRRKGQPQWAIDIADAAGRRLSKRHRHLVNNGKMPCKANIAVARELAGFIWSVVTQYHARNNTKGAA